A segment of the Gemmatimonas sp. UBA7669 genome:
ACGACGGCGACGCGCGGACGGCGAACCGCACACACACCGCCGACGCGGCGCGGGGGGATGCATGACCCGCCGCCTGGTCACCGAAGCCGCCGCGTGGCGGGCCGTTGCACGGCGTGTGAATGCGGACCCCAAGAATCCGCCACGCAACCAGCTGTGGATGCTGCCGCTTCCAGGGGCGCTGCGTGAGGCGATGCACGCCCGCTACACCGATTTCGTCGGCCGCGACGGTGCATGGGAAGCCACATGGCCCGAGTGTGAGATGCTCGCGTGTCTGTGGCTCGCCCTGGAAGCCGAGGAGGCATCGTGAGCCGCCCACACCCGAACGCCGCCCGCTTTGCGCGCTACCTCGCCAAGCAGCTCGGCCTGACGCTGAGTGAGGCGCAGCGCCTCATCAAACACACGCACGGCGACCGCGCCCGCATCGAGCGCATTGTCGACAAGGAGGACTGGTGGAAGGATACGGCGTCGCCGAGCTGATCCCGCTGCGCACGGCCAGCCGGCGCCAGGCGGAAGTGCTGCCGGCCGATCCCACGGTGCATGTCCTCAGCCTCACGAGCGACACGCACGACCCGGCGTCGCTGGATGTCGGGTGGGGCGCGGTCCGTCGCATCGCTCTGTGGGATACGGCCGACGCGCAGCCCGACGCCGCCCGGGCGATTGCCGACGCCTTGGTCGAGGCGGTGGCGCAGCAGGCGCCGTTGCTCGTGCACTGTGAGATGGGCGTCTCGCGCAGTGTGGCGGTGGCGCAGGCAGCCAGCGCGGTCTTGCCCGTGGCGCATAGCAACCCGGCGCCTGGGCAGCGCGGCAATCCCGACGTGCGCCGGCAGGTGATTCAGGCGCTGCACGCGCGGACCGCCACCACGCCACGGTGTCCATACTGCGGCGCGGCGGCCGTGCTCATTCCGTCGCCCCGTCCCGACTGGGCGGCGAAGTGGGTGTGCAAGCCGTGTGATGCACGGGTCGGCTGTCACCCGGGCACCACCAAGGCGCTCGGGACCTTGGCCGATGCGGCGCTGCGTGACGCGCGCACCGCCGCCCATGACGTGTTTGACCAGCTGTGGAAGGAAGCCGGCCTCTCGCGCCGGCAGGCGTACCGATGGCTGCAGCAGGCGACCGCGCGGCCGGAATACGCCTGTCACATCGCGTGGATGGATGCGGCCGAGTGTCACCGGGTGCAGGCGCTGGCGTCTGCGCACTACCTGCGCCTCATGGCGCTGCCGCCCAAAGCCCGGCGGGTCTATGCGCCGTGAGCGGGTGCCCTGGTGGGTGTTCGCGGCGATCTGCGCCGCCTCCCTCAGCTACGCCTTCCTCCTCAGCTGCGGCGCGCCCCTGCGGCGTTGGTAGCCGCGCTCCCTTTTCTCTCTCGCGAGGTGTGTGATGAGTCGTTCGGTGAACAAGGCAATCCTGGTCGGCAACGTCGGCGGCGATCCCGAGGTGCGCGCGGTCGGCACGGGCGCGCGGGTCGCCACCTTCTCGCTGGCCACGGGGCGCACGTGGACCGATGCCCAAGGGGTCAAGCAGGAGAAGACCGAGTGGCACCGCTGTGTCGTGTGGAACAGTGCCCGCGGCGGCGGGCTCGCCGATGTGGTCGAGAAGTACGTGCGCAAGGGCGCCAAGCTGTACGTCGAGGGCAGCATCGAGTACCGCCAGTGGCAGGACAAAGACGGGCAGACGCGCTACACCACTGAAATCAAAGTCACCGAGCTGGTGATGCTGGGCGACGGCAGCAGCCAGGGCGGGAGCCCGCGACCGACCGGCCCCGCGAACAGCAGCAAGCCGCGGGCGAACAAGCCGGCCGACGACGACTTCAGCGACTTCCCGGGCGCCCTCGAGGACGAGGACGACGATTTGCCGTTCTAGAGGCCTCAGCAGGTCGGGTGCACGCCACCCGTGCACCCGTCCCAGTCGCCGTCGGGCTCTTGCTCGGGCGGCGTCAGATACTCGGACGTGTTCTCGTAGAGCGGGCGGTGCGGCGCCACGGTGGGCCGCACATAGCGCGGGTTGGTGAGGTGGCGGTAGAACAGGCCGGCGCCAATGAGCCACAGGACAACGAGCACGACCGGCCCCCAGCTCTCCGTTCGCGTGTACGTCATCTGCTGCTGCCGCGCAATTTCGCGCTGGAGAGCCGCGTACCCTGGCGTCCCAGGCTCAGGGCTGCGCGTGAGGCGTCTAGCCAGCTTGGCGATACGGCTGCTCATGCCGCACGCTCGCCAGCATGCGCCGCAGCGCCGTGTTGCGCTCTGCGAGTGGAATGCACTGGTTGAGCAGAATTACCGATTCGTCGTTGCGCTGCACACACCGGCCGTGCGCACCAGGCGGCAGCGGGTGAAGCACCACGACGGCGCCGCAGCGCTCGGCTTGCGCCAGCAACGATTGCCATTCGCGAACCACCGACACGCGTCCCGCTCCTCTCAGAAGGGTTCATGGCTGCGGCGGGTAGCGGGTCGCAATGTACGTGCGCGCCGCTGCGATCCCGGCCTGCAC
Coding sequences within it:
- a CDS encoding zinc-finger-containing protein; this encodes MEGYGVAELIPLRTASRRQAEVLPADPTVHVLSLTSDTHDPASLDVGWGAVRRIALWDTADAQPDAARAIADALVEAVAQQAPLLVHCEMGVSRSVAVAQAASAVLPVAHSNPAPGQRGNPDVRRQVIQALHARTATTPRCPYCGAAAVLIPSPRPDWAAKWVCKPCDARVGCHPGTTKALGTLADAALRDARTAAHDVFDQLWKEAGLSRRQAYRWLQQATARPEYACHIAWMDAAECHRVQALASAHYLRLMALPPKARRVYAP
- a CDS encoding single-stranded DNA-binding protein, producing the protein MNKAILVGNVGGDPEVRAVGTGARVATFSLATGRTWTDAQGVKQEKTEWHRCVVWNSARGGGLADVVEKYVRKGAKLYVEGSIEYRQWQDKDGQTRYTTEIKVTELVMLGDGSSQGGSPRPTGPANSSKPRANKPADDDFSDFPGALEDEDDDLPF